In Paroedura picta isolate Pp20150507F chromosome 1, Ppicta_v3.0, whole genome shotgun sequence, the following are encoded in one genomic region:
- the LOC143824281 gene encoding uncharacterized protein LOC143824281, which produces MEATSKLIGGRILLLLLLLHSSIGRPQLAKARPDFIENTCHSTLFRMKLDKSFLQGKFFRVDIIDPSGATVPLDEELAARCGYVLSEDTWGNPVFRASVLGCHVTNEVDQRFSLNVNIRVSSFQDMRTATTYRNSMSCSYSPWAPREIVCEENYMEVSVKTNVPVISDDETEEWMSALPEAQKVVYHIWRLVFYSPSGRKTTVVSDAGKLGYGFNNTLARVFLRSPYSTNETDFSVVSGVTMSTVSSTSMYKQRWLLLLIDTTVSCPVDGISFTDTTLTWTVPSIIPKLVLQEPTFASQNVSMGIDGQIIQNLEEFGYAMEHNASHIEITIPIGASGGRLQSTVSNGVYGMIYSINLMLEHTWTDTAWQLTKYTAIKPITTPFMSQMPTVVNNTVPDSRLFSLAFGVFLPDVTLVALTIGGEPLSPEEANQKGYNVHESPFPNGTKSFNLEVPFDDPNVLKEYVNRNETRYHLLVNYNLDVGPGRMPYLHPADIECTVADIELPEGAGHCDGENMYLAISASGLYQHWSLYVGNSLLDQATALANGYQIATNDTHIVLQVPLFSVGIIYEVVSLERIQARFDLALKKTKTMETLDIFSVRCSYHSSEFIVCYPNGTIAVSAFMKTIPSVDMGKTRLKDIACKPKDFTKEQAFFQFHVSSCGTSLRFEGEHLIYENEISFEKETLPVQGPPMITRDPEYRLTILCYYPTEETLMQRASFDGSSPSSVHPPFGYGTMMVRSSTAGSRRVTQVLNVDLNVFKDRSFTERYEPHSTVVKYSWEPIFIEAELRNEAPDVGLYWENCWASESKEFVSTPQWSLIADGCKDRNHWSVLDFHPVRRNDRVKHPNHFKRLGIQLLIPLREVYFHCTVSTSICLHAPGNAVSCREQCPSQRPGWHSEPHPVLHGYVRTGPVYFTHL; this is translated from the exons ATGGAGGCTACAAGCAAACTCATTGGCGG aagaaTCCTgctcctgcttctgctgcttcactCCAGCATAGGAAGGCCTCAACTGGCAAAGGCTCGTCCAG ATTTCATTGAGAACACTTGTCACTCCACTTTATTTCGGATGAAGCTGGATAAATCCTTTCTTCAGGGAAAATTCTTCAGAGTTGACATAATTG ACCCCTCTGGTGCCACGGTCCCACTCGATGAGGAGCTGGCAGCTCGCTGTGGCTACGTCCTGTCGGAGGATACCTGGGGCAATCCCGTCTTCCGAGCTTCTGTGCTTGGCTGTCATGTGACAAATGAG GTCGATCAAAGGTTCTCTCTTAATGTGAACATCAGAGTGTCTTCATTCCAAGACATGAGGACGGCGACAACATACAGAAACTCCATGAGCTGCTCTTATTCACCATGGGCTCCCCGGGAAATTGTGTGTGAAGAGAACTACATGGAG GTTTCTGTGAAGACCAATGTCCCTGTGATTTCTGATGACGAGACTGAAGAATGGATGTCAGCACTGCCAGAG GCACAAAAGGTTGTGTACCACATATGGAGGCTGGTATTTTACTCTCCTTCCGGGAGAAAGACGACTGTAGTGAGTGACGCCGGTAAGCTAGGCTACGGTTTCAATAACACGCTTGCAAGAGTGTTCCTCCGCTCTCCCTATTCAACAAATGAAACGGACTTCTCAGTG GTCAGCGGCGTCACTATGAGCACTGTCAGCTCGACTTCAATGTACAAGCAACGCTGGCTGCTTCTGTTGATTGACACGACGGTATCGTGCCCAGTAG ATGGTATTAGTTTCACAGATACTACCCTGACATGGACTGTACCAAGTATTATCCCTAAGCTGGTCCTTCAGGAACCAACCTTTGCATCCCAAAATGTATCAATGGGAATAGATGGGCAAATAATACAGAACCTTGAGGAATTTGGCTATGCGATGGAGCACAATGCTTCTCACATTGAGATAACTATTCCAATTGGAGCATCAGGCGGAAGACTTCAG AGCACAGTGTCCAATGGTGTCTATGGGATGATATATAGTATCAACTTAATGTTGGAACATACCTGGACAGATACAGCCTGGCAACTGACTAAATATACTGCCATTAAGCCAATCACTACACCCTTCATGTCTCAGATGCCCACAGTAGTCAACA ACACTGTTCCAGATTCTCGACTcttcagcctggcctttggggttTTCCTTCCTGATGTCACCCTAGTAGCACTTACAATAGGTGGTGAGCCACTGTCGCCAGAAGAGGCAAATCAAAAGGGCTACAATGTCCATGAAAGTCCTTTCCCTAATGGAACAAAAAGTTTTAATTTGGAAGTACCGTTTGATGATCCCAACGTGTTGAAGGAG TACGTGAATAGGAATGAGACTAGATATCACCTCCTCGTGAACTACAATTTGGACGTGGGTCCGGGGAGGATGCCCTATCTCCATCCAGCAGACATCGAATGTACCGTTGCCGACATTG AATTGCCAGAAGGAGCCGGGCACTGTGATGGAGAGAATATGTATTTAGCTATTTCAGCTTCGGGCCTATACCAACACTGGAGCCTCTATGTTGGCAATAGTCTTTTGGATCAGGCCACTGCCCTCGCAAATGGATACCAGATCGCCACAAATGATACTCATATCGTGTTGCAAGTGCCTCTTTTTAGTGTTGGGATTATCTATGAG GTGGTATCTCTTGAAAGAATTCAAGCTCGATTTGACCTGGctctaaagaaaacaaaaactatgGAAACCTTGGATATCTTCTCTGTTCGATGCAGTTACCATTCGTCAGAATTTATAG TATGTTACCCTAATGGAACCATAGCTGTATCTGCTTTCATGAAGACTATTCCATCTGTTGACATGGGCAAAACGAGGCTGAAGGATATTGCCTGCAAACCTAAAGACTTTACCAAGGAACAAGCCTTCTTTCAGTTCCATGTTTCAAGTTGTGGGACTTCACTGAGG TTTGAAGGTGAGCATCTTATTTATGAAAACGAGATATCCTTTGAAAAAGAGACTCTCCCAGTGCAAGGACCACCGATGATCACACGAGATCCAGAATACAG GCTAACCATCCTGTGCTACTACCCTACTGAAGAGACGCTCATGCAAAGGGCTTCATTCGATGGCTCCTCACCTTCTAGTGTGCATCCCCCTTTTGGCTATGGTACTATGATGGTTAGGTCCAGCACTGCAG GTTCTAGAAGAGTGACACAAGTCCTGAATGTTGACTTAAATGTCTTCAAAG acAGATCCTTCACAGAACGCTATGAGCCACATTCGACGGTGGTCAAGTATTCGTGGGAGCCTATCTTTATAGAAGCTGAGCTGCGAAACGAGGCTCCTGACGTTGGGCTGTATTGGGAGAACTGCTGGGCATCTGAGTCAAAAGAATTTGTCAGTACCCCTCAGTGGAGCCTCATTGCGGATGG GTGTAAGGACAGAAACCATTGGTCTGTGTTGGACTTCCACCCAGTCAGGAGAAATGACAGAGTGAAGCATCCCAATCACTTCAAGAGACTGGGAATACAGCTGCTGATTCCTTTGAGGGAG